Below is a genomic region from Phycobacter azelaicus.
CCGTTGATGAAGAGTTTCAGAGTATCCATTTCACTCTCTCCGTCTGTCAGGAAATTTCATTGTCCAGCGGCTCGCTCGTGCCGCCAAGGAAGGCGTGCTGTACCGCTGGATCATTCTGCAATTCGTCACTGGTGCCTTGCCCCACGACGCGACCGGCCTCGAGCAGGTAGCCCCGGTCGGCCAGCGCCAAGCTTGCGCGCACGTTCTGCTCCACGATCACCAGCGTAAGGCCGGTGCTGCGGATCCGGGCGAGCGCGGCAAAGACCTCCTTCACTACGATGGGGGCCAGGCCAAGGCTCGGTTCATCCAAAAGCAGGATGTTGGGGTTCGACATCAGCGCGCGGGCGATGGCGACCATCTGCTGCTCCCCGCCCGACATGGTGCCTGCCAGCTGCCGCCGCCGTTCGGCAAGGCGCGGGAACAGTTCGAACACCTCAGCCTGACGCGCGGCAACGCCCTCACGCGCGCGATCTGGATAGGTGCCCAGCGCCAGATTCTCGGCCACGGACATGCGCGGGAAGATGCCGCGACCCTCGGGCACCAGGGCGATACCGCGCCCGACCCGTTCATGCGCGGCAACCGTCGCCAGATCGGTGCCTTCGTGGCTGATCCGGCCCGCATGCGGCTCCACCACACCACCGACGGTCTTGAGCAGGCTGGATTTCCCGGCCCCGTTGGCCCCCAGGATCACCACGCATTCACCCGGCTCCACCCGCATCGACACCGCATCCAGGGCGACATGCTTGCCATAGGCAACGGTGAGGTCATGGATCTCAAGCATCTTCTTCTCCCAAGTAAGCCGCCACAACATGGGGATCGTCCAATACCTCGGCCGTTGGTCCATCGGCGATCAGCGCCCCAGAGTTCATCACCGCGCAGCGTGGGCAAAGCGCGCGCACCGCATCCATGATGTGCTCGACCATGATGATGGTGATGCCGGTCTCCTCCAGCCTGCGGATAAGGGCGATCCCCTCGTGCAGTTCAGTGGGATTGAGGCCCGCCAGCCATTCGTCCAAGAGCAGGATGCGCGGCTCCGCCGCCAAGGCGCGGGCCAGCTCCAATCGTTTCTGGTCGATATAGGTGAGATCGGCAGCCGCACCCGCCGCGCGATCCTCAAGACCAACCATGGCAAGGCACTCCCTCACACGGGCAGCCAGCTCCGCTACCCAGAGGCGTTTTGCGCCGAAGGCCGCCGGGACCATCACGTTTTCTTCCAGCGACAGCGAAGGCAGAATGCGCACCAATTGGAACGTACGGGCCACACCTGCGCCCGCAATCACATCGGGGCGCGCGCCTGCCAGCTGCCGACCCTCCACCGCGAATTGACCCGCCGACGGACGCAGCGCGCCAGAGAGAAGGTTGAGGAGCGTCGTCTTGCCGGACCCGTTGGGCCCCAGCAGGCCTAGAACCTCGCCTTCGCGCACCTCAAGTGAAACATCATTGACTGCCGTCAGGCCACCAAAGCGTTTGGTGAGGCCGTCTGTTTTCAGAAGAACACTCATTGAGCCGCCTCCCCTTTTGCATCACCCCTTGCCTTACCGCGAAGTTTTTCAGCGGCGGCCAGCAATCCGTCCGGCAGCGCATAGACCACTGCGAGGAACATCAGCCCCAAGAGGATCGAGAAGTGATCCGGGAAGCGCGCCGAAAGCCATTCGAACAGCAGGAACAGAGGCACGGCGCCGAAGGCTGGGCCCCATAGTCTGCCCGCTCCGCCCAACAGCGCCATGATCACGGTCAGGAAGCTGACAGTGGGGTTGAAGACAATGGAGGGCTCCACATAGACCCAGCGCGGCGCCTGGATTGCGCCCACAAGGGTGATGATGGTGGCAGAGGCCACGAACAGCACCAGTTTGGTGCGCGCCAGATTGATCCCGCTGTGGGCGGCCACAATTTCATCGTCGCCAATCACCCGCAACGCAAGGCCCAGGCGGCTTTGGCGGATCCATGCCGCCAGCGCCAGTGTCAGCGCCCCCAGCGCCAAAAGCTGCCAGTAGATATGCTTGGCCTCCAGATCGAGGAAGATATAGCGCCCTAGCGTTCCGGTGACATTGACCTCAAACCAGGTGATCAACTGGCGCACCAGTTCGGCGAGGCCAAAGGTGAAGATTACGAAGTATATGCCTGCAAGGCGCAGGGTAGAAAGGCCAACCAGCAGCGCCATGGTGGCGCCGATCCCGGCGGCGGCCAGCAGCACCAGCGGATAGGGCAGCGCCTCATTGAGGACAGCAACCGTGTAAGCGCCAACGCCGAAGAAGGCGACCGTTGCCAGCGAGACATAGCGCGTCGGCCCCGAGAACATCGCCCAGGAGGTCGCCAGCGTCACATAGCCCGCAAGCCCCACAAGAAGGCCGATACCATAGCTATCCAGCAGAAAGGGAAGCGCTGCAAGGCAGGCAAGGGCCACAACTGCAATAACAATCCGCATAGGTCAGCCTCCCGCCTTGCCAAAGAGCCCGTTCGGACGCCACAAGAGCACCACCAGGAACAGCGTATAGGTGGCCGCAAGGGTTAGACCGGGGTCAATGAACGCCGCCACAAAAGTCTCTGCCAGCCCCAGAAACAGCCCGGCGATCAGAGCGCCCAGGATATTGCCGACCCCGCCCATGATCACCACGATCAGCGCCTTCATGGTGAAGACAACGCCATCGGTGGCCGAAAACGTCTGATACATGGAGATGAGCGCGCCGCCCGCCGCCGCCAGCGCGCCGCCAAGGGCAAAGGCCTGTCGTCCCATACGGTCCACATCAATGCCCACGAGATAGGCCGAGTCCGGCGACAGCGCCACGGCACGCATGGCAGTGCCCCAGCGGGTGCGGATCAGCAGTGTGAACAGACCCAGCCCGATCACCACCGACAAGACAAAGGCAATGAGACGGTTGGCGGCAATGGTCACACCCAACATCTCCACCCCGGTGTTGAGGTAGGAATAGGAGGTGAAATCGCTGCCGAATGTGACCAGCATCACGCCCTGCAGGACGAACAGCAGGCCAAAGGTCGCAAGGATGGTGTCGACCTCAAGCCGCCCGCTGCCGCCCGCACGTTTGACCAGCGGGCGCATCATCACGCGGTAGATCAGCCAGGAAAACCCATAGCCTGCAGGTGCCACCACAAAAAGCCCCCAGAGCGGGCCAACGCCCCAGCCGGTGAACATCAGCGTCACTGCAAAACAGGCGAGCAGCATGAATTCGCCGTAAGCCAGGTTCATGATCCTGGATATGCCGTATTGTAGCGACAGGCCCAGCGCCAAGAGCGCATAGGTCCCGCCCAGCACTAGGCCGAGGAGAAGGGTCGAGATCAACATCTTATGTCCTTGAAGTCTTTTGTGCTGCGGCCCTCACTCGGGGCCGCAGGCAGTTTTACCCGGGGGTTATTACCACTCGGGTTTCGGGATCGCAGGCGCGGCCGCGCCAGTGCGGTCAGAGGGGCTGACGGCCACAAAGCTGTCGCCCTGCCACTGTCCCACGAACCAAAGCTTGCGTAGCTGGTTGTTCTCCATCGCGGTCTCACCCAGGATGGTGTCGAAGGTGCCGGTCGAAATTTCCTCGGCCAGGGCCGCGTGATCGAGACCGACGCGCGACACCGCCTCCTCGAGAATCTGCAGAGAGGCATAGGTGATGGCACTTGCCCAGCTGTCGGGGGCATTGCCGGTCGCTTCGACATGTTTCTGGAAATAGGTCTGGATCTCCGGGTTCGCGGCATCGATACCGCCGATGGACATCACGCCCTCCTGCTTGCCCCCGGTGATTTTGGTATAGACCGGGAAGGCCCCGCCCACACCAATATAAAAGACCTTTGGGTTAAAGCCCGTGGTCATCGCCTGTTTCGTCACGCCAAAACTGCCCGGCGGATAGGAGAAGGAGATGAAACTGTCCGCCCCCGATCCCTGCACCTCGTTCAGCATGGTGGCAAAATCCGACGTGCCGAGCGGATAGGATGCATCATAGACAGTTTCGAACCCGGCGTCTGTCAGCGCAGGGCGCGCAGCCTTCACCAGATCGATACCAAAACCGTCAGCTACCGAGATCATTGCAACCTTATTGTTTATCGCCCCAGCATCACGCGCTGCGGCCAAGGCCTCGACCAAGGCAGTGGCGTAGTCGTGACCTCCGCCCAGCATCCAGAAAGATCGATCCCAGCGTGCTGCAAACTCTGGCGCTTTATCGGTCACCGCCGTCACCGCAAGTTGCGGATACCCAAAGCGGTCCATCAGCGGCGCGATCGCCAGATTGCTGCCGGTGCCCCAGGGCGGCAGGATCAGGTCGACCTTGTCTTGCGTCGCGAGACGCTCGATCGCGCGCACCAGATCCTCGGCGCTGGAACGGTCATCATATTCAACCACCTCGATCTTGCGTCGGCTACCGTCGGGCAGCATCAGGCCACCCTTGGCATTTACCTCTGAAATCCAGAGTTCATAATTCGGTATGGTTGTGATCCCAGCTCCGGTGGCATTTGGGCCGCTTTTCGATACCGCATAGCCGATTTTGACAGGTGCCTCGGCCATCGCCGGACCGCCAAACGCCATCATCGCGCCGAGCGCAACGGGAACCGCGCGCAGCAACGCGCGCCGTGAAAATACAGACATGTGTCTCCTCCCAGTCATGTAGTCGCGGGCCTGCGTCCGTGATGCCGCCCGGCTTTTTCCCGCCCGCAGAAGGCGAGTTTTCCTCCACGCACCCAGCGTATTGAAATCCGGCCTTTATAAAATGTGCTTTTGCAGGTAAGAATTGCACTTATGAGAGTGTTTCCATCCGACAGGCACAGCCCGAAGTGATTTCCGACCAAAAACCGCAGATCATTGCCCGTCAGATTCGAAGCCCGCTCGCCGAGACGGCCTACAACCTGCCCCACGCCCAAAGCATCCTTCTGCTGCTGGAGGCAGGCCAAGGACAGGTAGGCGGCGCCTCTGAAGAGCTTCATTTCGACGCTCCGCGCGCGGTCTGGCTCTCAACACCTAGACAAGGCAAACTGCGGCTGGCCTCTGGCAGCCGCGGGGAAATACTCCAGCTAAGCGACAATGCAATAGCCAGGGCCCTGCCCGCCACGTCTCTTGGGGACGAGTTGGCGCGCATTCTGCGCCGTGATCTGTCAGAACCTCTGAGCCGTCAATCAGAGCGGATGACGGGGTGGATGCAAGACCTGCGTGAAGAACTCTCCGGTGCCGAACCGGCTTCCGAGCTGGCGGCAGAGCACCTTCTCTCCCTTCTTCTGATACAGATCTGGCGGCTTGCCCGAGAGCAACGCCCCCGCTCAGCTGCAGCAACCGGAGGGCTGGTGCAGAATTTCGTCCAACTGGTCGGCCTACACTTACGGGATCACTGGAAAGTGACGGACTACGCCAATGCACTGGGTGTCAGCCGCGACAGGCTTGGGAGTGCCGTGCGCCGCGCGACCGGACGCTCACCTCAGAGCTATCTCCACGAGGCCTTGATCCGCGAAGCGTCGGAACTCCTGGCCAATTCGGGCCTCTCGGTGGCCCAAGTCAGCTTTCGCCTCGGGTTCTCTGACCCAGCATATTTCAACCGCTTCTTCACACGAGCACAGGGACTTTCACCCGGACGGTTCCGCAGAAAGATGGCCACGCGCGGCCGTCAACCAACCTCCTTTTCTGCTTGGCCTTGAACACCGCTCTCTTGTCGCAGGTAGCCCGGCCAGTTGGTTAGCCAGATACGCTTGGGTCGTATGGAATACGTGAAATGGCGACAAAGCAGGCCAGCAAAACATGACATACGTTCAGACCGCGAAATGCAGCCAAACCCGAATACAAACAGGGGGGGGGGGCGACGTCATGACTGAGCGACCAAAACCTGCAGTCGGCGACGTCTGTAGCACACCGGGGCAGATCGCTACGAACATTTGCAGCTATTTAAACGCCAGAAAGATAGCAATTCACAAATTATTAGTTACACTCGCCGATACTGGAATGTGTCGAGGTGGCACCTGTCTTGCTCCCTGTGCGCGCAGCTTAGCCACAGATGGATCAAAGCAGCTCACCTGCTCGGCGCCTTGATGTTATAAGGTCCATTGTTATGCGTGAATACGACGACAAAAAGTCGAGGGGTGAAACAGAGATTGAGGCAAAGGCCGACGTGCTTGAGCGTCCCGTGTTGGCTCTTTGTGTGGATGACGACCCGATCGATCGGTTAAGGCTTTCGAAAATCTGCAAGAAGGCCGGGCTAAAGATCGACTTTATCGAGGCTGCGACCGTTGATGAGATGCGCAAGCAACTTGATCAGCACATGTTCGATATCGTGTTCCTCGATCACAACCTTGGTATGGAAACCGGCCTCGATGCACTGAAGGTTCTGATTTCCCATGAAGATCAGACCAACGCAATACCGATCATGCTCACGA
It encodes:
- a CDS encoding ABC transporter ATP-binding protein produces the protein MLEIHDLTVAYGKHVALDAVSMRVEPGECVVILGANGAGKSSLLKTVGGVVEPHAGRISHEGTDLATVAAHERVGRGIALVPEGRGIFPRMSVAENLALGTYPDRAREGVAARQAEVFELFPRLAERRRQLAGTMSGGEQQMVAIARALMSNPNILLLDEPSLGLAPIVVKEVFAALARIRSTGLTLVIVEQNVRASLALADRGYLLEAGRVVGQGTSDELQNDPAVQHAFLGGTSEPLDNEIS
- a CDS encoding ABC transporter ATP-binding protein; protein product: MSVLLKTDGLTKRFGGLTAVNDVSLEVREGEVLGLLGPNGSGKTTLLNLLSGALRPSAGQFAVEGRQLAGARPDVIAGAGVARTFQLVRILPSLSLEENVMVPAAFGAKRLWVAELAARVRECLAMVGLEDRAAGAAADLTYIDQKRLELARALAAEPRILLLDEWLAGLNPTELHEGIALIRRLEETGITIIMVEHIMDAVRALCPRCAVMNSGALIADGPTAEVLDDPHVVAAYLGEEDA
- a CDS encoding branched-chain amino acid ABC transporter permease: MRIVIAVVALACLAALPFLLDSYGIGLLVGLAGYVTLATSWAMFSGPTRYVSLATVAFFGVGAYTVAVLNEALPYPLVLLAAAGIGATMALLVGLSTLRLAGIYFVIFTFGLAELVRQLITWFEVNVTGTLGRYIFLDLEAKHIYWQLLALGALTLALAAWIRQSRLGLALRVIGDDEIVAAHSGINLARTKLVLFVASATIITLVGAIQAPRWVYVEPSIVFNPTVSFLTVIMALLGGAGRLWGPAFGAVPLFLLFEWLSARFPDHFSILLGLMFLAVVYALPDGLLAAAEKLRGKARGDAKGEAAQ
- a CDS encoding branched-chain amino acid ABC transporter permease — protein: MLISTLLLGLVLGGTYALLALGLSLQYGISRIMNLAYGEFMLLACFAVTLMFTGWGVGPLWGLFVVAPAGYGFSWLIYRVMMRPLVKRAGGSGRLEVDTILATFGLLFVLQGVMLVTFGSDFTSYSYLNTGVEMLGVTIAANRLIAFVLSVVIGLGLFTLLIRTRWGTAMRAVALSPDSAYLVGIDVDRMGRQAFALGGALAAAGGALISMYQTFSATDGVVFTMKALIVVIMGGVGNILGALIAGLFLGLAETFVAAFIDPGLTLAATYTLFLVVLLWRPNGLFGKAGG
- a CDS encoding amino acid ABC transporter substrate-binding protein, which codes for MSVFSRRALLRAVPVALGAMMAFGGPAMAEAPVKIGYAVSKSGPNATGAGITTIPNYELWISEVNAKGGLMLPDGSRRKIEVVEYDDRSSAEDLVRAIERLATQDKVDLILPPWGTGSNLAIAPLMDRFGYPQLAVTAVTDKAPEFAARWDRSFWMLGGGHDYATALVEALAAARDAGAINNKVAMISVADGFGIDLVKAARPALTDAGFETVYDASYPLGTSDFATMLNEVQGSGADSFISFSYPPGSFGVTKQAMTTGFNPKVFYIGVGGAFPVYTKITGGKQEGVMSIGGIDAANPEIQTYFQKHVEATGNAPDSWASAITYASLQILEEAVSRVGLDHAALAEEISTGTFDTILGETAMENNQLRKLWFVGQWQGDSFVAVSPSDRTGAAAPAIPKPEW
- a CDS encoding helix-turn-helix domain-containing protein: MISDQKPQIIARQIRSPLAETAYNLPHAQSILLLLEAGQGQVGGASEELHFDAPRAVWLSTPRQGKLRLASGSRGEILQLSDNAIARALPATSLGDELARILRRDLSEPLSRQSERMTGWMQDLREELSGAEPASELAAEHLLSLLLIQIWRLAREQRPRSAAATGGLVQNFVQLVGLHLRDHWKVTDYANALGVSRDRLGSAVRRATGRSPQSYLHEALIREASELLANSGLSVAQVSFRLGFSDPAYFNRFFTRAQGLSPGRFRRKMATRGRQPTSFSAWP